The Mercurialis annua linkage group LG2, ddMerAnnu1.2, whole genome shotgun sequence genome contains a region encoding:
- the LOC126670190 gene encoding 2-oxoglutarate-Fe(II) type oxidoreductase hxnY-like isoform X1, whose amino-acid sequence MEKTVPALNEKISALNCIDLSTSDVNQSINLLKQACLDCGFFYVINHGISEEFMEEVFRESKRFFELPITEKMKVLRNEKHRGYTPVLDELLDPDNQVHVGDYKEGYYIGVEVPEDDPEADKPFYGPNVWPDAALLPGWRQTIERFHQEALEVARKVARIIALALDLDADFFDKPEMLGQPIAVMRLLRYGAYVSDPSKGIFGAGAHSDYGLITLLATDDVSGLQICKDKDAQPQVWENVAPLKGAFIVNLGDMLERWSNCIFRSTLHRVVGNGQERYSIAYFVEPSHDCLVECLPTCKSENNPPKYPPITCGTYLSQRYKDTHSDLNKYSKPQI is encoded by the exons ATGGAGAAAACAGTTCCCGCGCTAAATGAAAAAATCTCAGCCCTAAATTGCATCGATCTCTCTACCTCCGATGTTAATCAGTCAATTAATTTGCTCAAACAG GCGTGTTTGGATTGTGGATTCTTTTACGTGATAAATCACGGAATAAGCGAAGAATTTATGGAAGAAGTGTTTAGAGAGAGTAAGAGATTTTTTGAGCTGCCAATAACTGAAAAAATGAAGGTTTTGAGGAATGAGAAGCATAGAGGTTACACTCCTGTTCTTGATGAGCTTTTGGATCCTGATAATCAAGTCCACG taGGAGATTATAAAGAGGGATACTACATTGGAGTTGAAGTGCCTGAAGATGATCCTGAAGCTGATAAACCTTTTTACGGACCGAATGTTTGGCCTGATGCCG CTCTTTTGCCTGGTTGGAGGCAAACAATTGAGAGGTTTCATCAAGAAGCATT AGAGGTTGCAAGAAAAGTTGCAAGGATCATAGCACTTGCGCTTGATCTAGATGCTGATTTTTTTGACAAACCGGAAATGCTTGGCCAGCCAATTGCAGTCATGCGTTTGCTGCGCTATGGag CTTATGTTTCTGATCCATCAAAAGGAATATTTGGAGCTGGAGCTCATTCTGACTATGGTTTGATTACCCTTTTAGCCACAGATGATGTTTCTGGCCTCCAA ATATGCAAGGATAAGGATGCTCAACCTCAAGTATGGGAAAATGTAGCACCATTAAAAGG CGCATTTATAGTTAATCTTGGGGATATGTTGGAGCGCTGGAGCAACTGTATTTTCAG GTCCACTCTGCATAGAGTTGTAGGGAACGGTCAAGAGAGATATTCG ATAGCATATTTTGTGGAACCTAGTCACGATTGTCTAGTTGAGTGCTTGCCTACATGCAAGTCAGAGAACAATCCTCCCAA ATATCCACCAATCACTTGTGGGACTTACCTAAGCCAAAGGTATAAGGATACTCATAGTGATTTGAATAAATACAGTAAACCTCAAATTTGA
- the LOC126670190 gene encoding 2-oxoglutarate-Fe(II) type oxidoreductase hxnY-like isoform X2: MEKTVPALNEKISALNCIDLSTSDVNQSINLLKQACLDCGFFYVINHGISEEFMEEVFRESKRFFELPITEKMKVLRNEKHRGYTPVLDELLDPDNQVHGDYKEGYYIGVEVPEDDPEADKPFYGPNVWPDAALLPGWRQTIERFHQEALEVARKVARIIALALDLDADFFDKPEMLGQPIAVMRLLRYGAYVSDPSKGIFGAGAHSDYGLITLLATDDVSGLQICKDKDAQPQVWENVAPLKGAFIVNLGDMLERWSNCIFRSTLHRVVGNGQERYSIAYFVEPSHDCLVECLPTCKSENNPPKYPPITCGTYLSQRYKDTHSDLNKYSKPQI, from the exons ATGGAGAAAACAGTTCCCGCGCTAAATGAAAAAATCTCAGCCCTAAATTGCATCGATCTCTCTACCTCCGATGTTAATCAGTCAATTAATTTGCTCAAACAG GCGTGTTTGGATTGTGGATTCTTTTACGTGATAAATCACGGAATAAGCGAAGAATTTATGGAAGAAGTGTTTAGAGAGAGTAAGAGATTTTTTGAGCTGCCAATAACTGAAAAAATGAAGGTTTTGAGGAATGAGAAGCATAGAGGTTACACTCCTGTTCTTGATGAGCTTTTGGATCCTGATAATCAAGTCCACG GAGATTATAAAGAGGGATACTACATTGGAGTTGAAGTGCCTGAAGATGATCCTGAAGCTGATAAACCTTTTTACGGACCGAATGTTTGGCCTGATGCCG CTCTTTTGCCTGGTTGGAGGCAAACAATTGAGAGGTTTCATCAAGAAGCATT AGAGGTTGCAAGAAAAGTTGCAAGGATCATAGCACTTGCGCTTGATCTAGATGCTGATTTTTTTGACAAACCGGAAATGCTTGGCCAGCCAATTGCAGTCATGCGTTTGCTGCGCTATGGag CTTATGTTTCTGATCCATCAAAAGGAATATTTGGAGCTGGAGCTCATTCTGACTATGGTTTGATTACCCTTTTAGCCACAGATGATGTTTCTGGCCTCCAA ATATGCAAGGATAAGGATGCTCAACCTCAAGTATGGGAAAATGTAGCACCATTAAAAGG CGCATTTATAGTTAATCTTGGGGATATGTTGGAGCGCTGGAGCAACTGTATTTTCAG GTCCACTCTGCATAGAGTTGTAGGGAACGGTCAAGAGAGATATTCG ATAGCATATTTTGTGGAACCTAGTCACGATTGTCTAGTTGAGTGCTTGCCTACATGCAAGTCAGAGAACAATCCTCCCAA ATATCCACCAATCACTTGTGGGACTTACCTAAGCCAAAGGTATAAGGATACTCATAGTGATTTGAATAAATACAGTAAACCTCAAATTTGA
- the LOC126667680 gene encoding NADP-dependent malic enzyme, with translation MESTMKEVTGGGSVLDLDSKTAVGGGVEDVYGEDCATEDQFVTPWTTSVASGYSLLRDPRHNKGLAFSERERDTHYLRGLLPPVIASQELQEKKLMHTIRQYQLPLQKYMAMMELEERNERLFYKLLIDNVEELLPIVYTPTVGEACQKYGSIFKRPQGLYISLKEKGKILDVLKNWPERSIQVIVVTDGERILGLGDLGCQGMGIPVGKLSLYTALGGVRPSACLPITIDVGTNNEKLLNDEFYIGLKQRRATGQEYSDLLQEFMSAVKQNYGEKVLIQFEDFANHNAFDLLAKYRTSHLVFNDDIQGTASTVLAGVIASLKLLGGSLGDHTFLFLGAGEAGTGIAELIALEISKRIKAPLEETRKRIWLVDSKGLIVSSRKDKLQPFKQPWAHEHEPVDNLLDAVKAIKPTVLIGSSGAGKTFTKEIVETMTDLNEKPIILALSNPTSQSECTAEEAYTWSKGKATFASGSPFDPVEYEGKVFVPGQANNAYIFPGFGLGLVMSGAIRVHDDMLLAASESLAGQVTDEHYSKGLIYPPFSNIRKISANIAANVAAKAYELGLATRLPRPGDLVKYAESCMYSPLYRNYR, from the exons ATGGAGAGCACAATGAAGGAAGTAACAGGTGGAGGTTCTGTGCTCGATTTGGATTCTAAAACCGCCGTCGGCGGTGGCGTTGAGGATGTTTACGGCGAGGATTGCGCTACTGAAGATCAGTTTGTCACTCCTTGGACTACCTCTGTCGCTAG TGGATACTCGCTGTTGAGGGACCCGCGCCATAACAAAGGGCTAGCATTCAGTGAGAGGGAGAGGGATACTCATTACTTGCGCGGCCTTCTGCCTCCGGTTATTGCATCTCAAGAGCTCCAGGAGAAGAAATTGATGCATACTATTAGGCAATATCAGCTCCCTCTTCAGAAATACATGGCCATGATGGAGCTTGAG GAGAGGAATGAAAGATTGTTTTACAAGCTGCTCATTGATAATGTTGAGGAGTTGCTTCCTATTGTTTACACTCCGACAGTTGGTGAAGCTTGCCAGAAATATGGAAGTATCTTCAAGCGTCCTCAGGGCTTATACATTAGTCTGAAGGAGAA GGGAAAAATTCTCGATGTTTTGAAAAACTGGCCAGAAAGAAGCATTCAAGTAATTGTTGTAACTGATGGTGAGCGGATTTTGGGACTTGGTGATCTTGGATGTCAg GGGATGGGAATACCAGTGGGGAAATTGTCTCTATACACTGCACTTGGAGGAGTTCGCCCTTCGGCA TGTTTGCCAATCACCATCGATGTAGGAACAAACAATGAGAAATTGTTGAACGATGAATTCTACATTGGACTCAAGCAGAGAAGGGCAACCGGCCAG GAATACTCTGACCTGCTACAGGAATTTATGAGTGCTGTAAAGCAAAACTATGGAGAAAAAGTTCTAATCCAG TTTGAAGATTTTGCTAACCACAATGCTTTTGACTTGCTTGCAAAGTATCGTACAAGTCATCTTGTATTCAATGATGATATACAG GGGACAGCATCTACTGTTCTAGCAGGGGTTATCGCATCATTGAAGCTGCTTGGCGGTTCCCTGGGTGATCACACTTTCTTGTTCCTTGGTGCTGGAGAA GCTGGAACTGGTATAGCGGAGCTTATAGCGCTTGAGATTTCAAAACGG ATCAAAGCTCCTTTGGAGGAGACCCGTAAGAGGATCTGGTTGGTGGATTCGAAG GGACTGATTGTCAGCTCCCGGAAGGATAAGCTTCAACCATTCAAGCAGCCGTGGGCTCATGAGCATGAACCTGTTGACAATCTCCTAGATGCTGTCAAG GCAATCAAACCAACAGTTCTTATTGGATCATCTGGAGCTGGAAAAACATTTACGAAAGAAATAGTTGAAACCATGACTGACTTGAATGAG AAACCTATAATCTTGGCTCTCTCCAATCCAACATCACAATCGGAGTGTACAGCTGAAGAAGCTTATACCTGGAGTAAG GGCAAAGCAACTTTTGCTAGTGGAAGTCCATTTGATCCTGTTGAATACGAGGGCAAAGTTTTTGTTCCTGGCCAG GCCAACAATGCATACATTTTCCCTGGATTTGGGCTGGGATTGGTCATGTCCGGGGCAATCCGTGTTCATGATGATATGCTTCTGGCAGCCT CTGAATCGTTGGCTGGACAAGTAACAGACGAGCACTATAGCAAGGGGCTAATCTACCCACCATTCTCCAACATCAGAAAAATCTCAGCTAATATTGCTGCTAATGTAGCTGCTAAGGCCTATGAACTTG GACTGGCTACACGTCTTCCTCGCCCAGGGGACCTTGTCAAGTATGCTGAGAGTTGCATGTATAGTCCCCTGTACAGAAATTACCGATAA
- the LOC126669170 gene encoding SNF1-related protein kinase catalytic subunit alpha KIN10-like, protein MDGSSHRGGSSADVYLPNYKLGKTLGIGSFGKVKIAEHALTGHKVAIKILNRRKIKNMDMEEKVRREIKILRLFMHPHIIRLYEVIETPTDIYVVMEYVKSGELFDYIVEKGRLQEEEARNFFQQIISGVEYCHRNMIVHRDLKPENLLLDSKYNVKIADFGLSNVMRDGHFLKTSCGSPNYAAPEVISGKLYAGPEVDVWSCGVILYALLCGTLPFDDENIPNLFKKIKGGIYTLPSHLSPGARDLIPRLLVVDPMKRMTIPEIRQHPWFQARLPRYLAVPPPDTMQQAKKMDEEILQEVIKMGFDRNLLIESIRNRIQNDATVAYYLLLDNRFRVSNGYLGAEFQETMECNFNSMHAHEPISPAAGYRLPGYMDYGMNLKSQFPADMKWALGLQSRAHPREIVTEVLKALQELNVCWKKIGHYNMKCRWIPGIPGHHEGMVNNTVNNNHFFGDEPAIIENDGVAKSPNVVKFEVQLYKTREEKYLLDLQRVQGPQFLFLDLCAAFLAQLRVL, encoded by the exons ATGGACGGGTCAAGTCACCGAGGTGGTAGTAGTGCTGATGTGTATTTACCGAATTACAAACTCGGTAAAACCCTTGGTATTGGTTCTTTCGGCAAGGTGAAAATTGCGGAGCATGCATTGACTGGTCATAAAGTTGCCATTAAGATACTTAACCGTCGAAAGATAAAGAACATGGATATGGAAGAAAAAG TGAGGAGAGAGATCAAAATCTTGAGACTTTTTATGCATCCTCACATTATCAGACTTTATGAGGTTATAGAGACACCAACTGATATATATGTCGTGATGGAGTATGTGAAGTCCGGAGAGCTCTTTGATTATATTGTGGAGAAGGGTAGGCTGCAGGAAGAAGAGGCACGCAATTTCTTCCAGCAG ATAATCTCTGGTGTGGAATACTGCCATAGGAATATGATTGTTCATAGAGACCTTAAGCCAGAGAATTTGCTTTTGGATTCTAAATACAATGTGAAGATAGCGGATTTTGGTTTGAGCAATGTTATGCGAGATGGCCATTTTCTGAAGACAAGCTGTGGAAGCCCAAATTATGCTGCACCTGAG GTTATCTCTGGCAAATTATATGCTGGGCCTGAAGTGGATGTATGGAGTTGTGGTGTTATTTTGTATGCCCTTCTCTGTGGTACCCTTCCTTTTGATGATGAAAATATCCCCAACCTTTTTAAGAAAATCAAG GGTGGGATATATACTCTACCCAGCCATTTATCACCTGGAGCAAGAGATCTGATCCCAAGGTTGCTTGTGGTTGATCCAATGAAGCGAATGACTATCCCTGAGATTCGTCAGCACCCATGGTTCCAAGCTCGCCTTCCACGTTATCTGGCTGTCCCTCCGCCGGATACAATGCAACAAGCTAAAAAG ATGGATGAAGAGATTCTCCAGGAAGTGATTAAGATGGGATTTGACAGGAACTTACTTATCGAATCTATTCGCAACAGAATACAGAATGAT GCTACTGTTGCATACTATTTGTTATTGGACAACCGTTTCCGCGTTTCCAATGGCTATCTTGGAGCTGAGTTTCAAGAAACAATG gAATGTAACTTCAACAGTATGCATGCACATGAACCTATTTCTCCAGCTGCTGGATACCGCCTTCCAGGATACATGGATTACGGAATGAACTTAAAATCGCAGTTTCCAGCTGACATGAAATGGGCTCTTGGACTTCAG TCACGAGCTCACCCACGTGAAATAGTGACAGAAGTTCTCAAAGCTCTACAAGAACTGAATGTTTGTTGGAAGAAAATTGGTCACTACAATATGAAGTGCAGGTGGATTCCTGGCATTCCTGGTCATCATGAAGGGATGGTTAACAACACTGTAAACAATAATCATTTCTTTGGAGATGAACCCGCCATTATTGAGAATGACGGAGTTGCCAAATCACCAAATGTGGTGAAGTTTGAAGTGCAG CTTTACAAAACTCGTGAGGAGAAATACCTGCTCGACTTACAAAGAGTACAAGGACCGCAATTTCTCTTCCTTGATCTATGTGCAGCTTTTCTTGCGCAACTCCGAGTTCTTTAG
- the LOC126668830 gene encoding probable RNA-dependent RNA polymerase 5 has product MENAGYSPQKQPQSVFLPISVEESIDKICSEKHVPPLGHQARCDLSSVGEEKALEVIRTIAGEQIKRTFDGFVIHMVKKITGAANSPMKRLCMSTSSPNSPQQPSRRLTPTRLMMHHHCESVSPVTPIPMHLDEKSSAGSNSVPNVQISPQLQALGELEFRKAFLILSYIGQTRLEDVLSEGEIRGMKYLSMVRFEAEIYRTVGHKCGVHERDRRKYLDWDSGRTHTYHCHVYPDGSYRFKGPYLATISNFLQRALGDENVLLVKLAEESTYGRSSATNHSEYYAKYSWLVREGIPVGLRRYRFFVFKDGGKEEKKKDPTTSPVKCYFICVESHASSESPDYILFGKTIREARSLFMNVDTLSSLSKYMARFSLILSKTMSVEIDWSSVNIERIDDIPCQDGNGKVIEDKDGKLLIHTDGTGFISEDLALKCLVVYKGKCISSTNTKPLLIQFRLFNNGSAVKGTFLVKKKLPPETMQIRPSMIKVEPSTSNINTKSSLEIVGTSNRPKRAYLSRNLIALLSYGGVPEKFFMDILENTLLDAQGALSKKRTALGVAANYGEMDDFIVAQMILSGIPLEESYLQQRLRALMKEEKKNLKVGKLPVPESYYLMGTVDPTGLLEKDEVCIILDNGHVSGRVLVYRNPGLHFGDVHVLTATYVKALEDFVGNAKYAIFFPCKGPRSLADEIAGGDYDGDMYFVSRNPELLEYFKPSEPWISSSLPSNVSTKKPSEFPDEDLEDELFKYFLLTRFQPSYTVGVAADSWLAIMDRLLTLPDDSDERLFMKRNMCRLIDIYYDALDAPKKGGAKIEVPEDLKADMFPHYMERNEDISYTSTSILGLIYDKVKSYQEDEESSKTEVWKLPYFENQVSASSRLKWEQLYGQYRQDMTAALDRNIDINRELKNESADEVVKKYKQLLYEAPEFEESKRPIADVFEDALALYEVCYDYAKSRGDVSRCGFAWKLAGRALCKYYIISQSEHSITCVPSVLKEMFG; this is encoded by the exons ATGGAAAACGCTGGCTATTCACCGCAGAAGCAACCGCAATCCGTGTTTTTGCCTATTTCAGTTGAAGAATCAATAGACAAAATCTGCTCAGAGAAGCATGTACCGCCGTTAGGTCACCAGGCACGGTGTGATTTATCTTCAGTTGGTGAAGAGAAGGCTCTCGAAGTTATCCGTACCATCGCCGGTGAGCAAATAAAGAGAACTTTCGACGGTTTTGTAATTCACATGGTTAAGAAAATTACCGGTGCTGCTAATTCACCGATGAAACGCCTTTGCATGTCTACGTCGTCTCCTAATTCTCCTCAGCAACCGAGTCGCCGTCTCACGCCTACTCGGCTTATGATGCACCATCACT GTGAATCAGTTTCACCTGTTACTCCAATTCCTATGCACCTAGACGAAAAATCTAGTGCTGGCTCGAATTCAGTaccaaacgttcaaataagtccACAGTTACAAGCCTTGGGTGAGCTTGAATTCAGGAAGGCGTTTCTTATACTGAGTTACATTGGCCA AACAAGGTTGGAGGATGTTTTATCAGAAGGTGAAATTCGAGGGATGAAATATTTGTCAATGGTTAGATTTGAGGCTGAGATTTATAGAACTGTTGGTCATAAATGTGGTGTACATGAAAGAGACCGTAGAAAG TATCTTGATTGGGATTCTGGTAGAACGCATACTTATCACTGCCATGTTTATCCAGATGGAAGTTATAGGTTCAAG GGCCCCTATCTAGCTACCATCAGCAACTTTCTTCAAAGGGCATTAGGAGATGAGAATGTCTTGCTGGTCAAGCTTGCAGAAGAAAGTACTTATGGGAGAAGTTCAGCAACTAACCATAGTGAATACTATGCCAAGTATAGCTGGTTGGTGAGGGAAGGGATTCCAGTAGGATTACGTCGCTACCGATTTTTTG TGTTCAAAGATGGAGgcaaagaagagaagaagaaagacCCAACCACTTCACCTGTGAAATGCTATTTCATTTGTGTCGAGTCTCATGCATCAAGTGAAAGTCCAGATTATATTTTGTTTGGGAAAACAATTCGTGAAGCTAGGTCTCTTTTCATGAATGTAGACACGTTGTCAAGTTTGTCCAAATATATGGCTAG GTTTTCGCTCATTTTGTCAAAGACTATGAGCGTAGAAATTGATTGGTCAAGTGTAAATATTGAGAGAATTGATGACATACCATGTCAG GATGGCAATGGTAAAGTTATTGAAGATAAAGATGGAAAGCTTCTTATACATACTGATGGAACTGGGTTTATATCGGAGGATTTGGCTTTGAAATGCCTAGTAGTATATAAGGGAAAATGCATCAGTAGTACCAATACTAAG CCCCTGCTGATACAATTCAGGCTATTCAACAATGGTAGTGCTGTCAAGGGAACTTTCCTTGTTAAGAAGAAG CTTCCTCCTGAAACAATGCAGATCAGGCCCTCGATGATTAAAGTTGAGCCGTCAACATCAAATATTAACACAAAAAGTTCTCTGGAGATAGTTGGAACGAG caATCGGCCAAAGAGAGCATATCTGTCAAGAAATCTTATTGCACTTCTTAGCTATGGTGGGGTTCCTGAAAAGTTCTTTATGGACATATTGGAAAATACTTTGCTAGATGCGCAAGGTGCTCTCTCGAAAAAGCGCACAGCTCTAGGAG TTGCTGCCAACTACGGTGAGATGGATGATTTCATTGTGGCACAAATGATTTTATCTGGTATTCCCCTTGAAGAATCATACTTGCAACAGCGTCTGCGTGCATTGATGAAGGAGGAAAAGAAAAATCTTAAAGTGGGAAAACTTCCTGTGCCTGAATCTTATTATTTAATGGGGACTGTTGATCCTACTGGACTCCTAGAGAAGGATGAAGTTTGTATTATATT GGATAATGGGCATGTCTCTGGCAGGGTGTTAGTATACCGAAATCCCGGTTTACATTTTGGTGATGTACATGTTCTAACAGCGACATATGTGAAGGCTTTAGAAGATTTTGTAGGAAATGCAAAATATGCTATATTCTTTCCTTGTAAAGGACCACGATCTTTGGCAGATGAGATAGCTGGAGGCGACTATGATGGTGACATGTATTTTGTTTCTCGAAATCCTGAG CTGCTGGAATACTTTAAACCGAGTGAACCTTGGATATCTTCTTCTTTACCCTCTAATGTGTCAACCAAAAAACCAAGTGAGTTTCCTGATGAGGATTTGGAGGATGAACTTTTCAAGTATTTTTTGCTGACCAGGTTTCAGCCAAG CTACACTGTGGGTGTGGCAGCTGATAGTTGGCTGGCAATAATGGATCGGCTCCTTACATTGCCGGATGATAGTGATGAGAGACTTTTCATGAAGAGAAATATGTGCCGGTTGATTGATATATACTATGATGCTCTTGATGCACCGAAAAAAGGCGGGGCAAAG ATTGAAGTTCCTGAAGATTTGAAAGCTGATATGTTCCCGCACTATATGGAAAGGAATGAAGATATATCTTACACATCTACTTCTATTCTTGGGTTAATTTATGATAAAGTAAAATCTTATCAGGAAGATGAAGAATCATCAAAGACAG aagtTTGGAAACTTCCTTATTTTGAGAACCAAGTCTCTGCATCATCCCGTCTGAAGTGGGAGCAACTCTACGGCCAGTACAGGCAAGACATGACAGCTGCACTGGACCGTAACATAGATATAAACAGAGAATTGAAAAACGAATCTGCTGATGAAGTcgtcaaaaaatacaaacag CTACTGTACGAGGCTCCTGAGTTTGAAGAGAGCAAAAGGCCAATTGCTGACGTTTTCGAGGACGCCCTTGCTCTTTATGAGGTATGCTATGATTATGCTAAGAGCCGAGGAGATGTTTCAAGATGTGGATTTGCCTGGAAACTAGCGGGTCGAGCTCTGTGCAAATATTACATCATAAGTCAGAGTGAACATAGTATAACCTGTGTTCCTTCTGTTTTGAAGGAGATGTTTGGTTAA